In a genomic window of Motilibacter aurantiacus:
- a CDS encoding uracil-xanthine permease family protein: protein MALWTVHGDGKHVAAGDVVAPDERLDWLRTTGIGAQHVVAMFGATFLVPLLTGFPPATTLLFSGLGTLLFLVITGNRLPSYLGSSFAFIAPVTASKAEGGIPEALGGIVLAGVGLAVVGAIVQVVGSRWVDLVMPPVVTGSIVALIGLNLAPTAKNSFEAAPVTAFVTLLAVLLLGVLLRGLPGRLSIFLGVLVGYAVAAVRGELDYDPVRAADWVGLPELTAPHFSFSVVGLFLPVVLVLVAENVGHVKAVAAMTGRPMDDVVGRALVADGAATALAGAGGGSATTTYAENIGVMAATRVYSTAAYWVAGVIAILLSLSPKFGALIATIPAGVLGGATTVLYGLIGILGARIWVEARVDFKDPANLMTAAVALVIGIADYTWTAGDVTLGGIALGSLGAVVAFHVLGFLGRRTGTAGYAGGGETAAETAPTTRPPSVLPPTPPASGPR, encoded by the coding sequence ATGGCGCTCTGGACCGTGCACGGCGACGGCAAGCACGTCGCGGCAGGAGACGTCGTAGCACCGGACGAGCGCCTGGACTGGCTGCGCACCACCGGCATCGGCGCCCAGCACGTCGTCGCGATGTTCGGCGCGACGTTCCTCGTGCCGCTGCTGACCGGCTTCCCGCCCGCGACCACGCTGCTCTTCTCCGGCCTGGGCACGCTGCTCTTCCTCGTCATCACGGGCAACCGGCTGCCGAGCTACCTCGGGTCGAGCTTCGCCTTCATCGCCCCGGTCACGGCCTCCAAGGCCGAGGGCGGCATCCCCGAGGCGCTCGGCGGCATCGTGCTCGCCGGGGTGGGCCTCGCCGTGGTCGGGGCGATCGTGCAGGTCGTCGGCTCGCGCTGGGTCGACCTCGTCATGCCGCCCGTCGTCACCGGCTCGATCGTGGCCCTCATCGGGCTCAACCTCGCGCCCACGGCCAAGAACAGCTTCGAGGCGGCGCCGGTCACCGCGTTCGTCACCCTGCTGGCCGTGCTGCTGCTCGGCGTCCTCCTTCGCGGCCTGCCCGGGCGGCTGTCGATCTTCCTCGGCGTCCTCGTCGGGTACGCGGTGGCCGCCGTGCGCGGCGAGCTCGACTACGACCCCGTCAGGGCCGCGGACTGGGTCGGCCTGCCCGAGCTCACCGCCCCGCACTTCTCCTTCTCGGTCGTCGGCCTCTTCCTCCCCGTCGTCCTCGTGCTCGTCGCCGAGAACGTCGGCCACGTGAAGGCGGTCGCGGCCATGACCGGGCGGCCCATGGACGACGTCGTCGGGCGCGCGCTGGTCGCCGACGGCGCGGCCACCGCCCTCGCGGGTGCCGGCGGCGGGTCGGCCACCACGACGTACGCGGAGAACATCGGCGTCATGGCGGCGACGCGCGTCTACTCGACCGCGGCGTACTGGGTCGCCGGCGTCATCGCGATCCTGCTCAGCCTCTCGCCGAAGTTCGGCGCGCTGATCGCGACGATCCCGGCCGGGGTGCTCGGCGGCGCGACGACCGTCCTCTACGGCCTCATCGGCATCCTCGGCGCCCGCATCTGGGTCGAGGCCCGCGTCGACTTCAAGGACCCCGCCAACCTCATGACCGCCGCGGTCGCGCTGGTCATCGGCATCGCCGACTACACCTGGACGGCCGGGGACGTCACGCTCGGCGGCATCGCCCTCGGCTCCCTCGGCGCCGTCGTCGCCTTCCACGTGCTGGGCTTCCTCGGCCGGCGCACCGGCACCGCGGGGTACGCCGGCGGCGGCGAGACCGCGGCGGAGACGGCCCCCACCACCCGCCCGCCGTCCGTCCTTCCCCCCACGCCGCCCGCTTCCGGCCCGCGCTGA
- the upp gene encoding uracil phosphoribosyltransferase has protein sequence MRTHVVDHPLVAHKLTVLRDRETTSPTFRLLTDELVTLLAYEATREVGVQPLEIVTPVTATTGVTMSSPKPLVVPILRAGLGMLDGMMRLLPTAEVGFLGMVRDEGTLLASTYATRLPEDLAGRQCFVLDPMLATGGTLAAAVRLLAERGAGSVVCICLLAAPEGVEHLESELAGLDTPVTVVTAALDERLNDKGYIVPGLGDAGDRLYGIA, from the coding sequence ATGCGCACGCACGTCGTCGACCACCCGCTGGTAGCGCACAAGCTCACCGTGCTGCGCGACCGCGAGACCACCTCGCCGACCTTCCGGCTGCTCACCGACGAGCTCGTCACCCTCCTCGCCTACGAGGCGACGCGCGAGGTCGGCGTCCAGCCGCTCGAGATCGTCACCCCCGTCACGGCCACGACCGGCGTCACGATGTCGTCGCCCAAGCCCCTCGTCGTGCCGATCCTGCGCGCCGGGCTCGGGATGCTCGACGGGATGATGCGGCTGCTGCCCACCGCCGAGGTCGGGTTCCTCGGCATGGTGCGCGACGAGGGCACGCTGCTGGCCTCGACGTACGCGACCCGGCTGCCCGAGGACCTGGCCGGCCGCCAGTGCTTCGTGCTCGACCCCATGCTCGCGACGGGCGGGACGCTGGCCGCGGCCGTACGCCTCCTGGCCGAGCGCGGCGCCGGCTCCGTCGTCTGCATCTGCCTGCTGGCCGCCCCCGAGGGCGTCGAGCACCTGGAGAGCGAGCTGGCCGGCCTCGACACGCCGGTGACGGTCGTGACCGCGGCGCTGGACGAGCGGCTCAACGACAAGGGCTACATCGTGCCCGGCCTCGGCGACGCGGGCGACCGGCTCTACGGCATCGCCTGA
- a CDS encoding tRNA adenosine deaminase-associated protein: MSDVDAGPGLGLDAGTDFAVAAHRDEGVWQVAPLPARAAEDLCALLATLRQRPPEAGPLAFVAVDDDFFVAARVVQGKTRLLISDATAAVEWPIAREVLDTLGVPVPEDDEARPAGDLGLFADLGLPAGEVRDLCEDFDLYPDEVCREMADRLGFGPQFERSLRPMVL; this comes from the coding sequence ATGTCGGACGTTGACGCGGGGCCCGGCCTCGGCCTGGACGCGGGCACCGATTTCGCCGTGGCCGCCCACCGCGACGAGGGCGTCTGGCAGGTCGCGCCGCTGCCTGCACGGGCGGCGGAGGACCTCTGCGCGCTGCTCGCCACCCTGCGCCAGCGGCCGCCGGAGGCCGGCCCGCTCGCGTTCGTCGCCGTCGACGACGACTTCTTCGTCGCGGCCCGCGTCGTGCAGGGCAAGACGCGGCTGCTCATCTCCGACGCGACCGCCGCGGTCGAGTGGCCGATCGCCCGTGAAGTGCTCGACACCCTGGGGGTGCCGGTCCCGGAGGACGACGAGGCCCGGCCCGCCGGCGACCTCGGGCTCTTCGCGGACCTGGGGCTGCCCGCCGGTGAGGTGCGCGACCTGTGCGAGGACTTCGACCTCTACCCGGACGAGGTGTGCCGGGAGATGGCCGACCGGCTCGGGTTCGGGCCCCAGTTCGAACGGTCGCTCAGGCCCATGGTCCTCTGA
- a CDS encoding tRNA adenosine deaminase-associated protein — MPYFTALLSRNGGGQWRARDVDVEGHEDVESLTEAVRTASGGDAQALLLLEHEDEWFALARVDDGEDTRVFVSDPAAAAASPYGPALGLDPEVDEDDDPSGDADVVADAGIPAEELLRLAGEDGVGVSEAVAAVAEAAGFGEVLDAMR; from the coding sequence TTGCCGTACTTCACCGCGTTGCTCTCGCGCAATGGCGGCGGTCAGTGGCGTGCACGCGACGTCGACGTCGAGGGGCACGAGGACGTCGAGAGCCTGACGGAGGCGGTGCGGACCGCGTCCGGCGGTGACGCGCAGGCGCTGCTGCTGCTCGAGCACGAGGACGAGTGGTTCGCCCTCGCGCGCGTCGACGACGGGGAGGACACCCGCGTGTTCGTGTCCGACCCCGCGGCGGCGGCCGCGTCGCCCTACGGGCCGGCCCTCGGCCTGGACCCCGAGGTCGACGAGGACGACGACCCGTCGGGGGACGCCGACGTCGTGGCCGACGCGGGCATCCCTGCCGAGGAGCTGCTGCGGCTGGCCGGCGAGGACGGCGTGGGGGTGTCCGAGGCCGTTGCCGCCGTCGCTGAGGCGGCGGGCTTCGGCGAGGTCCTCGACGCGATGCGTTGA
- the tadA gene encoding tRNA adenosine(34) deaminase TadA produces MRRALDEAALAPLTGDVPVGAVVVSPAGDVIGAGRNAREADGDPTAHAEVLAIRAAAQVVGEWRLSGCTLVVTLEPCTMCAGAIVLSRVPRLVFGAYDEKAGAVGSLWDVVRDRRLNSRPEVVGGVLEAECGELLRAFFQAQRATGLPPAGMSEVPPEVG; encoded by the coding sequence ATGCGCCGCGCGCTCGACGAGGCGGCGCTCGCACCCCTGACGGGGGACGTGCCGGTCGGGGCGGTCGTGGTCTCGCCGGCCGGGGACGTCATCGGTGCGGGGCGCAACGCCCGCGAGGCCGACGGCGACCCCACCGCGCACGCCGAGGTGCTCGCCATCCGCGCCGCAGCCCAGGTGGTGGGTGAGTGGCGCCTGTCCGGCTGCACGCTCGTCGTCACCCTCGAGCCCTGCACGATGTGCGCGGGCGCGATCGTGCTGTCGCGGGTGCCCCGGCTGGTCTTCGGCGCCTACGACGAGAAGGCGGGCGCTGTCGGCTCGCTCTGGGACGTCGTACGCGACCGCCGGCTGAACTCGCGGCCCGAGGTCGTGGGCGGCGTCCTCGAGGCCGAGTGCGGCGAGCTGCTGCGCGCCTTCTTCCAGGCCCAGCGGGCGACCGGGCTGCCCCCTGCGGGGATGTCCGAGGTGCCGCCCGAGGTGGGCTGA